One Desulfobaculum bizertense DSM 18034 DNA window includes the following coding sequences:
- a CDS encoding head-tail joining protein, whose translation MMNDLNFLGKDLDFFLFGLDTVQAEVVLPDCSSWTFPAYFDQPNEVFGLVGKMHGNSSSSDFDLQMEDCRLTCKSVDAVGIPRGASIVIGEMAFTVERVLPDGTGISSILLSDGSVSVYE comes from the coding sequence ATGATGAATGATCTGAATTTCCTCGGCAAGGACCTTGATTTCTTCCTTTTCGGGCTGGACACGGTGCAGGCGGAAGTCGTGCTTCCTGATTGCAGTTCGTGGACGTTCCCGGCGTATTTTGACCAGCCAAACGAGGTTTTCGGACTCGTGGGCAAAATGCACGGCAATTCGAGCAGCTCGGATTTTGATCTCCAGATGGAGGACTGTCGGCTGACCTGCAAAAGTGTTGACGCCGTGGGCATTCCGCGCGGTGCGAGCATCGTGATTGGCGAGATGGCTTTTACCGTGGAGCGCGTTTTGCCAGACGGCACGGGCATTAGTTCCATTTTGCTCTCTGACGGCAGTGTGAGCGTGTACGAATGA